Within the Bradyrhizobium cosmicum genome, the region GCCCGGCTCGATGCGGTAGGCCGGCTCGAGGTGATCCTTGATCGCCTTCAGCTTCGGCGTGATCTGGTTGGTGACGTCGGGCGCCTGCACGCCGTCGACGACGTCGGAGCGCACGGTGATCGCCATGTCGCGGTTACGCCGCCACATGATCGGCTCCTCGTGGGAATACTCGATCTTGGCGATCTGCTGCAGCGGTACGGCAACGCCGTTGCGCGAGGTGATGGTGAGATCACCGACGCCGCCGAGATCGAGGCGCTCGGACGGGATCGCGCGGGCGACCACGGCGACCTTCTCGATACCGTCGCGGATGGTCGTGACCTGCGCACCCGAGATCAGCATCGCGAGTGCCTGCGACACGTCCTGCGGGGTCAGGCCCATGGCACGGGCGCGGTCCTGGTCGACGACCAGCTTGAGGTAGGGCGACTGCTCGTTCCAGTCGAGCTGGACGTCCTTGACGTTCTTGTTCTGCCGCATGACGTCGCGAACCTGGTAGGCGATCTCGCGCACCTTGTTGGCATCGGGTCCGATCACGCGGAACTGGACGGGGAAGCCGACCGGCGGGCCGAAATTGAAGCGGTCGACACGGACCCGCGCCTCACTCAACATGCCGTCGGCGGCGGCCTTCTCGATCTTGGCCTTGATGCGCTCGCGCGCCTCGACGCCCTTGGCGACGATGACGATCTCGGCGAAGGCCTCGTTCGGCAGTTGCGGGTTGAGGCCGAGCCAGAAGCGCGGCGAGCCCTGGCCGACATAGGACGTATAGGTCTCGATGTCCTTGTCGTCCTTCAGCAACGTCTCGGCCTGCTTCACCGACTTCTCGGTGACGTTGAAGGCGGTGCCCTCCGGCAGGCGCAGCTGGAGGAACAGCTCGGGCCGCTCCGACAGCGGGAAGAACTGCTGCTGGACATGGCCGAAGCCGACGATCGAGGCGATGAACACACCGACGGTCGCGACCACCACGGTGATGCGGTGGTTGACGCACCACTGCACGATGGCTCGGAGGCCGCGATACATCCGGGTCTCGTAGACCGCGTGCGGATCGTGATTGTGGTGCACCTTGATGTTGGGCAGCAGCATGACGCCGATATAGGGCGTGAAGATCACCGCCACGAACCAGGAGGCGACCAGCGCGATCGCCACGATCCAGAAGATGCTGCCGGCATATTCGCCGACCGCGGAATTGGCAAAGCCGATGGGGAGGAAGCCGGCGGCCGTGACCAGCGTTCCCGTCAGCATCGGAAACGCGGTCGATTCCCAGGCAAAGGACGCAGCCCGGAAACGGTCCCAACCCTGCTCCATCTTCACCACCATCATCTCGACCGCGATGATGGCGTCGTCCACCAGCAGGCCGAGCGCGATGATCAGCGCGCCGAGCGTGATGCGGTGCAGGTCGAGCGACATCGTGTTCATGACGATAAAGACGATACCGAGCACCAAGGGCACCGACAGCGCGACCACGATGCCGGTGCGCCAGCCGAGCGCCAGGAACGAAACGAACAGCACGATGACGAGCGCTTCCATGAAGGAGTGCACGAACTCGCCGACGGCATGCTCGACCACCTTCGGCTGGTCGGCGATCAGCTTGACGTCGATGCCCTGCGGCACGGCCTTCATGAACTCGGCGGTGGCCTTCTCGACCTCCTTGCCGAGCTCGAGGATGTTGGCGCCCTTGGCGGTGACGACGCCGATGCCGATCGCGGCCTTGCCTTCCTGGCGCACGATGAAGCTCGGCGGGTCGACATAGCCGTGGGTGACGGTGGCGATATCGCCCAGGCGGAATACGCGGCCGTTGCTCTCGACCGGCGTTTCGGCGACGGC harbors:
- a CDS encoding efflux RND transporter permease subunit, with amino-acid sequence MKRFNLSAWAVSHQTLVLFLMLVLGVAGFFSYQKLGRAEDPFFTVKVVNVSVIWPGATAQEMQTQVADPIEKKIQELPYFEKVQTYSKPAFTALQVTFRDSTPPKDVPYLFYLLRKKLADVQGQLPSGILGPVVNDEFSDVDSILYMMTGDGADYAQLKKVSEGFRQRLLKVPGVTKVDVYGNQDERIFVEFSHAKLATLGITPQALFDSLAKQNNVTPAGTVETSSQRVPLRVTGALDGAKAVAETPVESNGRVFRLGDIATVTHGYVDPPSFIVRQEGKAAIGIGVVTAKGANILELGKEVEKATAEFMKAVPQGIDVKLIADQPKVVEHAVGEFVHSFMEALVIVLFVSFLALGWRTGIVVALSVPLVLGIVFIVMNTMSLDLHRITLGALIIALGLLVDDAIIAVEMMVVKMEQGWDRFRAASFAWESTAFPMLTGTLVTAAGFLPIGFANSAVGEYAGSIFWIVAIALVASWFVAVIFTPYIGVMLLPNIKVHHNHDPHAVYETRMYRGLRAIVQWCVNHRITVVVATVGVFIASIVGFGHVQQQFFPLSERPELFLQLRLPEGTAFNVTEKSVKQAETLLKDDKDIETYTSYVGQGSPRFWLGLNPQLPNEAFAEIVIVAKGVEARERIKAKIEKAAADGMLSEARVRVDRFNFGPPVGFPVQFRVIGPDANKVREIAYQVRDVMRQNKNVKDVQLDWNEQSPYLKLVVDQDRARAMGLTPQDVSQALAMLISGAQVTTIRDGIEKVAVVARAIPSERLDLGGVGDLTITSRNGVAVPLQQIAKIEYSHEEPIMWRRNRDMAITVRSDVVDGVQAPDVTNQITPKLKAIKDHLEPAYRIEPGGAFEESAKGNASIFVLFPLMVMVMLTLLMIQLQSFSRLILVFLTAPLGIVGASFGLNIANAPFGFVALLGLIALAGMIMRNTVILVDQIETDVSHGLTRREAIVEATVRRARPVVLTALAAILAMIPLSRSAFWGPMAITIMGGLFVATFLTLLYLPGLYALWFRRSLDEAGTPDKSAASQHGSDEHPAIPLAEAAE